The genomic interval TGAGGATGTATGTAGCAGAGTACTGAACATGGCAGTGTAATTTATTCCAGGCATGGGGTCATAATTCCAGGCACACCCACACTCACTGCATCAacagtattttatttctaaagttgACTCATTCTGTCATCCTAATTTTACTCCTGACCATAGTCAGGAAGCTGAGGGTGAGGCCAGAATGAACTGAAATGCACCAAACGCAGAGGTGGCTGCATAGAGCAGGTTTTAGTTGTTTGCGGTCCTTGTGTAGGAAATGCTGCTGCTTTACCTTAAGGGATTTTGTGGTACAATTTGTAAACATCCAGCACTCTTGAGACACTGAAAATCAGTTCCCTGTCATGTATACAATCAATGGAATTCATAAATACTTTACTTGAGCCGTTCTGTACTTCTAAAAGATCAtatttccgccctggccggttggctcagtggtagagcgtcgacctggtgtgcagaagtcccgggttcgattcccggccagggcacacaggagaagcgcccatctgcttctccacccctccccctctccttcctctctgtctctctcttcccctcccgcagcgaggctccattggagcaaggatggccctggcgctggggatggctccttggcctctgccccaggcgctggagtggctctggtcgcaacagagcgatgcctggaggggcagagcattgccccctggtgggtagagcgtcgccccctggtgggcatgccgggtggatcccagtcgggcacatgcgggagtctgtctgactgtctctccctgtttccagcttcagaaaaatacaaaaaaaaaaaaaagatcgtaTTTCCCTGTTTGATGGCATGGATCCTATAGGAGAGACCAAGCTTTCTCATTATGAAAAGGAGTGATCAAGCCAGTCACCACAGGAGcaagatgaaagaaaaagcaaaaagcatcttgcctgcccacctCAATTCCACACATTCATAGCAGACACTGAAAGTCATGGGGAGTCTGTGACTCCATCACACATACTCCTTTTGATGGAATCCAGCTCAGGTTATAGGATAGCATAGAATTTACCAACTCATTAAGAATGGAAGTGATGTTAGAGACACTCTGGTCCAACCTCTTCCATTCACTGTTGATACACAAAGGCTCACTACGTGTGACTTACTCAGGGTTATATTAATAATATGATATGGAACCACACTAGCTTGCGCCCTTGCTGCCTATATGCCGAGAAATTAAGAGAAATGAGGGCAATCTACCTGTCAAACCTAACACACCCCATGGCATCATTAGCACCTCTGAAATCCAAAGAACGATGATCTGAAACATACTCCCTAAATAATCTTATGAGatcttttctgagagttttgtttTCAAAGGATTTATCAGGAATAAAAGTGTGTTAAGAGAATGAAGTTTAAACTACAAAACAGACAGTTTTGGGTGGTTCATAGGCAGAATCTTGTGATCTTAATAATTGTGGGAAGAGTTGAACTGGAAGCAAAGCAGGTCAGAAAGTTATGCTGGTTCTATCTGGCAAGAGCAATGGATTTAATTAGGAGGACTGGGTCTCCCTTCTCTGGCACAGAATAGTCCATTTCTAAGGTCCCTAtaatcatacaaaaaaaaatgccacagaAATCTCTTTCctagtttaaaataaataccaaTTGACTGAAATGCTCCCTCAAGGCAGCAAAACTCATTTAGATGACCTCTGAAAATCACCTGTGACCTAAAACAAGAATTAAGATCACTGAAAGATTATATACACGGTTGTCAGCAGTGCAAATCAGAGAAGCTAGTCATTGTAACCACAACCTGATATTTctggcctttgttctttttttcagaaTCAGAAAGACCCTCTGGCTGTAGACAAAATAATGAAGGACCTGGACCAGTGCCGAGATGGCAGAGTGGGCTTCCAGAGTTTCTTCTCACTAATCGCTGGGCTCACCATCGCGTGCAATGACTATTTCGTAGTACACATGAAGCAGAAGGGGAAGAAGTAGGCAGTGCTGAGCAGTTCCTTCCACCCTGATAAGAGTTCTCCCAATGAGTCCCTTAAAAAATCTCTGCCCCCCCAGCTTCCCCCTGTATAAGGATTTCATGAGCAGATTGGGACCCctagaaaatgtataaataaaatcccACTCCCAttggacaagagaaagaaaagccaatTAAAGCCAGATaagcttttgatttttatattgcttGCATCCTCTTGCCCTCAATAAACAAATGTCTTTTTTAGTTCTTAATTTGTCACAGAATGTTTGTTACTCCTTCAGAAATGTTTGTTCCTTGCTTcatttcaataaaacaaaaatccaaagGCCTTGGGCAGCCAGCACTTGGCAGAGCTCTTGCCACAGAACCAACAAAATGAGAGCACACCCTGCACCCTGGCCTGGAGTCTAACTTCTCTCCCATAGCTATGTCTAGCCAAAGGACCAAAACGCCAAGGATGAAGAGAAAGCACTTCAGGAATTTATACTAATTTTATAATTACTGAGCATAGTTAAATCAGTGCCTTTCCAACCAGTACTTTGGATGCCTGAGATGTCTGAGTCCATTTTTCATAGCAAAGTTGCAGCAAACTCTTGGGTAAAAGTCTATAAGgcaaccaaaaataataataataataacaacagagtTTAGTGTGATGCCTCAATAACATCACATTAACGTTTATTAGTTGTCATGAAATGTAAGGAAATAGACCGGCATGACTTGAATCCTGGTGTGCTTTTTTGTTGTGCTAGGAACTAGGACTAATGTCTTGATAAATAGCAAACTTTCTCCCAGCCCTTTCTGTACCTGTTCTAAAGCTTCAGCATATATACATTATATGCTATGTGCTTATTAATAATACAAGACTCTATTTTTACAGGGAGAGAATGTACAAATTGGCCTATGAAATTGTTCCAATTAAATAGGTCAgtgaaaatagaaacatttttatgatcGGATAGATCAACATAATTCTGGGGAAAGTCCAATATAAGGTCATCTACCATCACAAGGGAAAACATGCAAAAGGGAACAGGACAGTCCAAAACTAGCTTTGGGGAAAATCATAAaattaaggtaaaaaataaaattccattcaTTTAATGTTGTCCTTACCATCAAATAAACAAAGTAAGACATAGCTTTGCAGCCCATGGGATTCTATGAGCGAGTTTGTAAAAGGAGAAAGATTTATTGCAAGTTAATAAATGGAAGAGGGATGTTGGCTAGCTAAAGAAACTGACTCCAGGATTGACTTCCAAATCCCTGCTGTAGAACTGAGCTGTGAGGGGAACTGTTGGCTCAGATAGCTTCCTGCTGAGCTGGGAAACCATTGCCACTGCAGGCAGCTCCAGAATCACACAACCCGTGGCACAGTGCACACTAGGAAGAACAGGCACCCATGTCCCTACCACTTTTCACACAGGATTTGGCTCCCACACCCAAGTCTCAAGAAAGTGCCTCTGAATTTTCACATCAAAATCCTAACCGCAAGGGAATCTGGgaaatagttttacattttccaACCTCTACACACTAGAATTTGGTATGCTGATTCAGCATATCTACCATAGAAATGATTGCAAATTCCAAGAGAAATCTACCAACCTGTAGGTTAAACTATTATCTCTAAACTAAAGGACCGGAGGTTCTACAGATAACCTCTGACAGCTACAGGGAATAATAGGGAAGCAAACTGGCTCATCACAATAAGGCAAACCACTTCTCTGTTCAGGAGATGTGTGTCAGTTCAGATTTACCTCTCCAATTTATACCACCTGCCTCCTGGGACGACTGTGTTTGCTGGTTTTATTATTAATGTGGGGTTCAATTCACAAATGGGCAGGTGAAATTATAACATAGAGATAATGGGCTCAGATTTCCCCAAATCCATAGCAAGCTTTCACACTCCAAGCCTCTATACCTGAAAACACAAAGAACTATCCCAGCAAAAGGGCTCTATAATTAGAAGAGGGGAAGTGTCAATTCATCTTCACATTGGGTATGCAGATTCAAAAAAATTCTAAAGCAATGTGTTTTATCCAGAAAATGACCCCAGACTCTGAAACTTAGAAAGGTGCCCAATGCCAGGAAATCATCTGGGTCACACatcattggggggggggtgcgtgtgtgtgtgtgtgtgtgtgttggggctgggagaggagggaagaataaTACACCTTCTTCGCTTTAGCCGCTGCTCAAAGCATTTCGTAGGGAACTagtacaagaaaaatgaaaatggtaTTCATGGCTTGAAATCCTACATGGTTCTCCATGCTGATGAAAACGCACAGATCCCAGTCTGACCTGCTGAAACAGCCGTCTAGACTTCAGGGGCCACCGCCTAATAGCTCCCaaaggcagaggtggattaaggttggttgaggctccaggtgcagaagaaaatattggaccccttaaaaaaaaggcagggaaaataaaaatacatgttaaccatatttttaaataaataaaaaatattatgtacattaatgttaaaattgcacatatgaaaccaatcTTGGTGCcatcagaaaaaaaagtgtaaagttggggttttgcgaggCCCTTCAAAACAGAGGGCAAAACTATATTTATGCCAACAGCCATCAAGAGGTACCATCTGGAAAATTCCACTCATTCTGCTCCATGGCTGAGTTGTGAAAGCAGATCCTGCCGCTCTCCACACCCATTTTTGAAGGATAAATGGATAGATAATAGTGCAGAAAGCCAGTTTCAAACATGCTGCAGAGCTGACCCTGAAAAACACCTAATTTTCTCCCTTGGATCCAACCCCTTGTCCAAATCCCTTGAACATGAGCCAATTGCCTGTGATTTAATACTTTCCTCCCCAACTCATCTTAGTGGGAGAACAAAAGCAAGTATACACACCACTCTCAATTTGACCAATTTGAAAGTGATTGTTCAAGTACTTTCTCCAGTTCTTAATCCCAGAGGGGTAGTTGTGAAtagaaattcattcatttagcaaatattcaCGAGGGCTACTACATGAATGACACCATTCATGTGGTAGATATAAAGAACAGATGCCTGCAGCAACTGCTCAAGGAGATCATAATCTCTTTGAAAGATAACAGATAAAGCAGACAAAAAGTTAAATAACACAACAGAGCATTGGTGAGGGTAAAATGCGGTGAGCACTCTTGACCACTGTTgataaaaatatagtttatacAACCTTTGGGGGAGGCAAAAGTAAGTGATATAAACAAGAATCCTGATGTGTTTTTCTTTAACCCAGTATTTCTATTCCTAAGAATTTATCTTAACAGaagatatgttccaagacccccagtagaTGCCTGAAACTACACACAGATAGTACCACACCCTATATATATTATGGTTTTTTTCCTATACAcatatacctatgataaagtttaatttgtaaattaggcaaaggaagaaattaacaactacactgggaaacaaaattcttgttgcatccacaaaaacacttattcttacctaattcgagtgtgctgatctcaaatctgacattagtttttctctgtaagctacagtgttTTTTTGCAATttcagattttaggttttcatcttattgtaaaattttcaacatttagtttaacataatgaagtagaatgttttcttgggcatcatctttgtgaaaaatataataatttatataatgcagtaaatacacaaatacactaaaagatataattgcatcagaatttgtctacaatttcaaaatagaacatattaaaacacttattttaatcatagaatttgcgcaaaacttatttaaattctattcaggcaaaaattagcgtttgtagctcttgcatttgtgtacttgttgaggacaatctcaattaatgctccagcagtagtctgctcatcactaacatctccaagattttcgggaaacttatcagggtgactgttcaggaagtgcatcttaatgctcatgttacatccaatgtcgcggaaagccaacagcatcctttgaaccagaagttcatagttttctgcttttttgttgccaaggaagttctttgtaactgccacaaaagactgccatgctgctttctcctccttattcatcttcctggcaaattcttcatcacatataaGGGTTCGTATTTGAGGTctatcgaatacacctgcttttatctcctcaaaagacaaggcaggaaaagcagaaataatatgttgaaagcattcactttctctcttcaaagcctgaacaaactgcttcattaaaccaagtttgatgtgaagtggggggaaaatgatcctgtctcgattaactacaggttcatacgcaatattttgcatccctacttccagagcttcacgttttggccactccttctgtgtccagtgtttctcccaagctcggctgtctcacaaacacagaaagcaaggatacttcgtgaaacctctctgttgttctagcaggaaatttaccaccactcagctgctttctttgataagcccaaatctcttactaagtcattcaattcaggttggctaaactgctgaggggttaatgactgcttggcatcagaagaagacccttcagattctacaaccatttcttcaggcatcttatcaaaatgcacttgatcaccatgttcactgtCTTCGttcttagaagaaattaaaaccattaaaaactggaactgggagtgtctcagagtgtgggataagtTGTAttactgaagaaatattaggatatgcgatcatatgccttttttcttgccaatgccctttgtatggatcagacagaaataatagtcactgctgtggtccttaggttcatgccaaaccatgggaataccaaaaggcattccatTGTGTTTTCGTTTTgttcagtcatgaagcatttcctcacaattatgacacacaatatgaggagcccaattcttgtcttgattgccaaaggaaacttgaaaataggcaatatatgcacgtgtcacaaatgatgaaatattgcgcctttgatgttgaagtgtgtaacagccacatatataacaaaaggtgtcaggactattcttacatttacacctactccaagaagccatgattcaatcttaaaacaaaataagagggtgttttgtcagataataattttttacatttaaaagcaactacaattttgtaaaagtgacgtttgtaaaacattaattgccttgtggttatgttcaatccaagagtcattgctaaggtttttaactccaatttaaaaaccaatgcatgccattaactgtaacaaaaagaaattagaaattaaaattgcataaaaaccagagcatgcatcaaaaaacggatttcagatttggaatcagcgatgcagaaatatatagaaaaagttctaaaaccttatgcaacagaaaatgaaaaaaaaaattgttccctagtGCTATTAATaagatagaacaattataacaatatactgaaataaaagttatttgaatggctttgggaccattattaaataaaataaggattacCCGAATGAAAGTACTGCTATACCGTAATGGTCAATCTGATAACCAGAAGGCATGTTAAGTGACTAACGGGTAGGGAGCGTCTACAGTGTGCACACCCTGGACAAAGGAATTATTCACATCCAGGGGGGACTGAACAGGACGACACGATATTTCATCATACCATTCAGAATggtacacaatttaaaacttatgaattatgtATTTCTAGAAacttccatttaatattttcagaccgcAGTTGACCTGGGTAACTGATAATGCAGAAAGCAAAACCAAGGATGAGGGAGGACTACTGTACACAGATATTGATGCAGAATTtttaacaaatctttttttttttttacagggacagagagagagtgagagagagagggatagacaggaacagacagacaggaacggagagatgagaagcatcaatcattagttttttgttgcactttgtgacaccttagttgttcattgattgctttctcatatgtgccttgactgcaggccttcagaagaccaagtaaccccttgcttgagccagcgaccttgggtccaagctggtgggcttttttttttttttttttttttttttgctcaagccagatgagcccacgctcaagctggcaacctcagggtctcgaacctgggtccttccgcatcccagtttgatgctctatccactgcgccaccacctggtcaggcttaacaaatctttttaaaattaaatttattgaggtaacattggttaatgacATTATATAAACTTCACATGCACAACTTTATAATACAACATCTTTATACTCTGTATGTTCATCATCCGAAGTCTAGTCTCCTTCACCATATATTTTgtcctttaccctcttcatccTCCCTCCACTTCCTCCCCTTTGAtaatcaccattctgttgtctgtatctatgagtttgtttggggtttttttttgttgtttgcttgcttgttactttttgttttatattacacATATGAGTGTAATCATattgttcttgtctttttctgtctgatttattttatttaacataatactctcaagatccatctgGGTTGTCATAAATGagtatatttcatctttttatggctgagtaatattccattgtatatatgaaccacatcttctttatccaatcatttgtTGAAAACTGCTTAggatgtttccatgtcttggctattggaagtaatgctgcaatgaactcaGGGATATATATAGCTTtacaaataagtgttttcaaatttttcaggtacatacccagaaaagggattgctgagtcatatggtagctctattcttattcttcttttttttaatttttttttttaagtgagaggaggggaagtagtaagacagacacccacatgcttcccgaccaggatctacccagcaaccccgtctggggccatacttgaaccaatcaagccactggcagcgagaggagagaagagagagagggggagagggaggggagaaaatgcagagagacacttctcctgtgtgctctgacccggAATCAAACTGGGGTCGTCCATAcaccagcctgacgctctatccactgagccacgagCCAGGGCTGGTAgccctattcttaattttttttaggaaacttcatactgttttccactgtggtagcatcagtttacatttccatcagcaatataccaggattcccttttctccacatcctctccaacagtGTTACTTTGCCCTATTAATAAtcgccattctaacaggtatgaaatggtatcacattgtggttttgacttgcagcTGCCTCAAGGTATTATTTGAGTAAATTAAGTATCAAATGTGTTATACTTACAAAAGAGTAAAGGATCATTGTGGGTGGGCAAGACTAGTCAGAGAAGATTTTAGGTAAGAAGTAGGAGGTCTGGTATTTGAAGATTAGAAGAAATTtgaataatagctaatattaagTTCTTATACATTCCAGATTCTGTACTTAACAAGTattaacttgcctgaccaggtggtggcagagtggatagagcatcggactggtacacagggacccaggttcaaaatcccaagttggctggcttgagcgctgggttCATCCAGcgtaagtgcaggctcaccagcttgagcacagtgtagctggcttgagtgtgggatcatagacatgaccccatggtcgctggtttgagcccaaaggtcactggcttgagcaaaggatcactcactctgttgaaccccccccatcaaggtacatataagaaaacaatcaatgagcaactgaagtgtcgcaacaaagaactgatgtttctcatctctctcccttcctttctatctgtatctgtccctctttctgcctctctctgtctctgtcaaaagataaaaataaaaattttttttaaaaagtatcaactcatgtgCTCTTCTCAACAACCTATAAGTTATTATTACTGCTCCTACTTTATAGGTAATTTGATGAAGGTACAGAGCTAATAAGTGGTGGAGGCAGAATTTGACACTAGATGATCCAAGGTTTAACCAAACCCCTGCTGACTCGCCAGACATGGCAATGATACTTCAAAGGAATGTCCAGGACACAGAGTACCTGGAAGACTATGTGTTGTCCAGCAGGCTAGAGTGGAGTGTATTCACACGAATAAGTACATATAGGTGGGAAAGGAAAGGCAAGAGGTGATAGTGATTGATAACTGAGAAATAGTAAGTGATAC from Saccopteryx leptura isolate mSacLep1 chromosome 2, mSacLep1_pri_phased_curated, whole genome shotgun sequence carries:
- the S100A10 gene encoding protein S100-A10 — its product is MPSQMEHAMETMMFTFHKFAGDKGYLTKEDLRVLMEKEFPGFLENQKDPLAVDKIMKDLDQCRDGRVGFQSFFSLIAGLTIACNDYFVVHMKQKGKK